In the Sus scrofa isolate TJ Tabasco breed Duroc chromosome 7, Sscrofa11.1, whole genome shotgun sequence genome, one interval contains:
- the LOC110261493 gene encoding sperm acrosome membrane-associated protein 4-like: protein MGTSSIFLCLLFLGGALGLTTSPAPRRLRCYTCSFAKPCYPVPTECQDDEVCGISVGTSEQSEVIERKGCLPRAQCPLQGYVTYWLRSYALRHHCCEQDLCNSAITPQRPPDALLITLLLLSASFTWGGHLLH from the exons ATGGGCACCTCCAGCATCTTCCTCTGCCTTCTGTTCCTGGGTGGGGCACTGG GTCTCACCACCTCCCCCGCCCCGAGACGGCTCCGCTGTTACACCTGCAGCTTTGCCAAACCCTGCTATCCTGTTCCCACTGAATGTCAGGATGATGAAGTTTGTGGCATCAGTGTTGGCACCTCAG AACAGAGTGAGGTCATCGAGCGGAAAGGCTGCCTCCCAAGGGCCCAGTGCCCTCTGCAGGGCTATGTCACCTACTGGTTACGCTCCTACGCTCTGCGGCACCACTGCTGTGAGCAGGACCTGTGCAACTCAGCCATCACGCCGCAGCGGCCCCCCGACGCCCTTCTCATCACCCTGCTTCTCCTCTCAGCCAGCTTCACCTGGGGAGGCCACCTCCTCCACTAG